Proteins from a single region of Flavobacterium sp. K5-23:
- a CDS encoding GYDIA family GHMP kinase, which produces MKKTFYSNGKLLITGEYLVLDGAKSFALPTKFGQNLIIEEGTNKEIQWKSYDSDGSIWFEDSISFDAISKKNLPENETLKSTLTTILNEAYLLNPEFINTSSGYKITTELSFPKKWGLGTSSTLVNNIAQWTAVDAFELLYNSFGGSGYDIACAQNNSPILYHLEEGRPIVEKLEFNPKFTKNIYFVYLNKKQSSKTAITSYHNSNKKNIDKSILTIDKITHAALNSTTSEQFSRLMEEHEAVMSAILEIETVKEALFPDFVGTIKSLGAWGGDFVMVLSKDNPTSYFKERGFETIIPYQEMILESIQE; this is translated from the coding sequence ATGAAAAAGACATTTTACAGTAACGGAAAACTTTTAATCACAGGTGAATATCTAGTTCTAGATGGAGCTAAGTCATTTGCATTACCTACAAAATTTGGACAAAACCTGATTATTGAAGAAGGAACAAATAAAGAAATTCAATGGAAAAGTTATGATTCTGACGGCAGTATATGGTTTGAAGACAGCATCAGTTTTGATGCTATTTCGAAAAAAAACTTACCCGAAAACGAGACGTTAAAATCAACCTTGACTACCATTTTAAATGAAGCTTATTTACTGAATCCCGAATTTATCAATACTTCATCCGGCTATAAAATCACAACCGAATTAAGTTTTCCTAAAAAATGGGGATTAGGCACCTCTTCCACCTTAGTAAACAATATTGCTCAATGGACAGCTGTTGATGCATTTGAACTGCTTTATAATAGTTTTGGAGGCAGTGGTTATGACATTGCATGTGCGCAAAACAACAGCCCTATTTTGTATCATCTTGAAGAAGGCCGACCAATAGTTGAAAAACTGGAATTCAACCCTAAATTCACCAAAAACATCTACTTTGTTTATCTAAACAAAAAACAGAGCAGCAAAACTGCAATCACTTCCTATCATAATTCTAATAAAAAGAATATTGATAAAAGCATACTAACTATTGACAAAATAACACACGCCGCTTTAAACAGTACAACCTCTGAACAATTTTCGCGGCTAATGGAAGAACACGAGGCAGTGATGAGTGCAATATTAGAAATAGAAACCGTTAAAGAAGCTCTATTCCCAGATTTTGTTGGCACAATAAAAAGTCTTGGCGCCTGGGGAGGTGATTTTGTGATGGTTCTTTCTAAAGATAATCCAACTTCCTATTTTAAAGAAAGAGGATTTGAAACGATAATACCATATCAAGAAATGATATTAGAATCGATTCAGGAGTAA
- a CDS encoding S9 family peptidase, translating to MKSKQFSVLFLFLCFTVFGQQKITVEQIFTGAMRTKGMDKLQSMKNTNQYTVLNLDRSSGTTQIDLFDFATLKKTSTLINTKEHKDLPKIDSYTFDASEKMILLACNTNQIFRHSFTADYYLYTIGTKKVSKLFDFQVQEPTFSPDGKKIAYAKDKNLYVYDLESKKTTQITTDGKKNAIINGITDWVYEEEFAFVKAFDWSADSRKIAYIRFDESQVPEFSMSVFGKDLYPKVETFKYPKAGEKNALVSLHIFNVDVNSTKSVNLGKYNDFYIARMKWTNDANVLSAQVLNRHQDNLDLLFIDGTTGTSKVVLNEKDKAYIDVTDNLTFLSDNSFIWTSEKDGFNHVYLYDKNGKLKNQVTKGNWEVTSYYGFDEKNNTIFYQSTENGSINRAVYSIALNGKNKKVLSNEVGTNGATFSPNFQYYINTFSSAVQPTRYSLNESKSGKQLQVIEDNAVLATKLKSYDLPAKEFFVLKTEKGNELNAWIIKPKDFDPSKKYPVFMFQYSGPGSQQVANSWVNANDYWFMMLSQQGYIVACVDGRGTGYKGADFKKVTQKELGKYEVEDQIDAAKVIGNYSFVDKTRIGIFGWSYGGFMASNCILKGNDVFKMAIAVAPVTNWRFYDSIYTERYMQTPQENASGYDENSPINHVNKLKGKYLLIHGSADDNVHVQNSMQMMEALIQANKQFDSQIYPDKNHGISGGMTRIQLYNKMTNFIKENL from the coding sequence ATGAAGTCTAAACAATTTTCGGTCTTATTTTTATTTTTATGTTTTACGGTTTTTGGTCAACAAAAAATCACGGTAGAGCAAATTTTTACTGGTGCTATGCGTACTAAAGGGATGGATAAATTGCAGTCCATGAAGAATACAAATCAATATACTGTATTGAATCTAGACAGATCTTCAGGTACTACTCAAATTGATTTGTTCGATTTTGCTACTCTTAAAAAAACAAGCACACTTATTAATACGAAAGAACATAAGGACTTGCCAAAGATTGATAGCTATACTTTTGATGCTTCTGAGAAAATGATTCTTTTAGCTTGTAACACAAATCAAATTTTTCGTCATTCATTTACTGCGGATTACTACTTATATACAATTGGAACAAAAAAAGTATCTAAATTGTTTGATTTTCAAGTTCAAGAGCCAACATTTTCTCCAGATGGTAAAAAGATAGCGTATGCAAAAGATAAAAATTTGTATGTATATGATTTAGAATCTAAAAAAACAACTCAAATAACTACTGATGGAAAGAAGAACGCTATAATCAATGGAATTACGGATTGGGTTTATGAAGAAGAATTTGCATTTGTAAAAGCATTTGACTGGAGTGCTGACAGTAGAAAAATAGCTTACATCCGTTTTGACGAAAGCCAAGTTCCTGAATTTTCTATGTCGGTTTTTGGAAAGGATTTGTATCCAAAAGTTGAAACATTCAAATACCCAAAAGCAGGTGAAAAAAACGCCTTGGTTTCACTACATATTTTTAATGTTGATGTAAATAGTACAAAATCTGTTAATCTGGGTAAATACAATGATTTTTACATTGCACGAATGAAATGGACTAATGATGCAAATGTATTATCAGCACAAGTTTTGAACCGTCACCAAGATAATCTGGACTTATTATTTATTGACGGAACGACTGGAACTTCAAAAGTGGTTTTGAATGAAAAAGACAAAGCGTATATTGATGTAACGGATAATCTTACTTTTCTAAGCGACAATAGTTTTATCTGGACGAGTGAGAAAGACGGTTTCAATCATGTTTATTTATACGATAAAAACGGAAAACTAAAGAATCAAGTTACTAAAGGAAACTGGGAAGTTACTTCGTATTACGGTTTTGATGAAAAAAACAATACCATATTCTATCAATCTACTGAGAATGGTTCTATTAATAGAGCTGTTTATAGTATTGCATTAAATGGTAAAAATAAAAAAGTGTTGTCAAATGAAGTAGGTACTAATGGTGCTACATTTAGTCCCAACTTTCAATACTATATTAATACTTTCTCCAGTGCTGTACAACCTACTCGATATTCTTTAAACGAATCGAAGTCAGGAAAACAATTGCAAGTGATTGAAGACAATGCAGTATTAGCAACAAAATTGAAATCGTATGATTTGCCAGCAAAAGAATTCTTTGTTTTAAAAACAGAAAAAGGGAATGAATTGAATGCGTGGATTATTAAACCAAAAGATTTTGATCCTTCAAAGAAATATCCTGTTTTTATGTTTCAATATTCTGGTCCTGGATCTCAACAGGTTGCTAACAGCTGGGTAAATGCTAATGATTATTGGTTTATGATGTTGTCTCAACAAGGATATATAGTAGCCTGTGTTGATGGAAGAGGAACTGGTTATAAAGGCGCCGATTTCAAGAAAGTTACTCAAAAAGAACTTGGGAAATACGAAGTCGAGGATCAAATCGATGCCGCTAAAGTGATTGGGAATTATTCATTTGTAGATAAAACTAGAATTGGTATATTTGGCTGGTCTTATGGTGGATTTATGGCTTCAAATTGTATTTTGAAAGGAAATGATGTTTTTAAAATGGCAATTGCCGTGGCTCCGGTTACCAATTGGAGATTTTATGATAGCATATACACGGAGAGATATATGCAAACACCTCAAGAAAACGCAAGTGGTTATGATGAGAACTCACCTATCAATCACGTTAATAAATTAAAGGGAAAGTATCTTTTAATTCATGGAAGTGCTGATGATAATGTTCACGTGCAGAATTCGATGCAAATGATGGAAGCTTTAATTCAAGCAAATAAGCAATTCGACTCTCAGATATATCCAGATAAAAACCATGGAATATCCGGTGGAATGACAAGAATACAGCTGTACAACAAGATGACTAATTTTATCAAAGAAAATTTATAA
- a CDS encoding peptide MFS transporter, producing the protein MNNTSPTLEEIQNFEGKYPKQLWYLFLVEMWERFCFYGMRGVLTIFMADQILGLALSDKEANLKYGAIQAFVYAFTFIGGIFADKILGFKKSLLFGGMVMILGNLIIAFSPQGFFYLGITLTIIGTGFFKPNISSMVGELYKEGDSRRDAGFGLFYSGINIGALLGGALCVYLGTSPDYGWSYAFLSAAIVMVIGMITFIMTKKSLGPIGDSPLLNLDASKRKFSEIAVYVGSLISIPLIFIMIKNTDYTDYFMYTIGPLAVLYFLYETFKEKDIASQKKLMAAFIFILFSVVFWAFFEQSGGSLALFAKDNLHHNLLFFEINPNIVNNTSNSLFVIIFSPIVGLIWLAMAKKKVEPNTVMKFGIGFLFLAAAFYTFYYTRFFADIEGLTSLNVFTFAYLIITFGELCLSPIGLSIMTKLSPKRLSGMMMGMWFLASAYGQYAAGLLGAGMSSPDENASLITRLQGYTDGYYQLALYALIAGLLLIIVSPLIRKLMQEVK; encoded by the coding sequence ATGAATAATACTAGTCCAACGTTAGAAGAAATTCAGAATTTTGAAGGAAAGTACCCAAAACAATTGTGGTATTTGTTTTTAGTTGAAATGTGGGAACGTTTTTGTTTCTACGGAATGCGTGGCGTTTTAACCATATTTATGGCAGACCAAATTTTAGGTTTGGCTTTGTCTGATAAAGAAGCAAACTTAAAATACGGTGCGATCCAAGCTTTTGTATATGCTTTCACTTTTATTGGAGGTATTTTTGCCGATAAAATATTAGGATTTAAAAAGTCATTGCTTTTTGGGGGAATGGTTATGATTCTAGGGAATCTTATCATTGCATTTTCTCCACAAGGCTTTTTCTATTTAGGAATTACTTTGACTATAATTGGAACAGGTTTCTTTAAGCCAAACATTTCTTCAATGGTTGGTGAGCTCTATAAAGAAGGAGATAGCCGTCGTGATGCCGGTTTTGGATTATTTTATTCAGGGATTAACATTGGTGCATTATTAGGAGGAGCTCTTTGTGTTTATTTAGGAACAAGTCCTGACTATGGTTGGAGTTACGCTTTTTTATCTGCCGCAATTGTGATGGTAATAGGAATGATAACCTTTATAATGACTAAGAAATCCTTAGGTCCAATTGGAGATTCTCCGCTTTTAAATCTAGATGCATCTAAAAGAAAATTTAGCGAAATTGCCGTTTACGTGGGTTCGTTAATTAGTATTCCCTTGATTTTTATAATGATAAAAAACACGGATTATACGGATTACTTCATGTATACCATTGGGCCATTAGCAGTTTTATATTTCCTTTATGAAACTTTTAAAGAGAAAGATATCGCGTCACAAAAGAAATTGATGGCTGCATTTATTTTCATTCTTTTCTCCGTTGTTTTTTGGGCATTTTTCGAACAAAGCGGCGGTTCTTTAGCGCTATTTGCAAAAGACAATCTACACCATAACTTATTGTTTTTTGAAATAAATCCAAATATTGTTAACAATACTTCAAATTCATTATTTGTAATTATTTTCAGTCCAATAGTAGGATTGATTTGGCTTGCAATGGCAAAGAAAAAAGTGGAACCTAATACGGTTATGAAATTCGGTATAGGTTTCTTGTTTTTAGCTGCAGCATTTTACACTTTCTATTATACGCGATTTTTTGCTGACATAGAGGGATTAACTTCTCTTAATGTATTTACATTTGCCTATTTAATAATTACTTTTGGCGAGCTTTGCCTGTCACCAATAGGATTGTCTATTATGACAAAATTATCGCCAAAAAGATTATCAGGTATGATGATGGGAATGTGGTTTTTGGCAAGTGCTTATGGTCAGTATGCTGCGGGTCTTTTAGGAGCTGGAATGTCATCTCCTGATGAAAACGCATCTTTAATTACAAGATTACAAGGCTATACTGATGGCTATTATCAATTAGCATTATATGCTTTGATTGCAGGTTTACTGCTAATAATAGTTTCGCCACTAATCAGAAAATTAATGCAGGAAGTTAAATAA
- a CDS encoding hydroxymethylglutaryl-CoA reductase, degradative — MNNAVTGFSKLSKEEKINWIAKEYFSTPSEAIALLKNYWNTDEKIQKLHDEFIENTITNFYIPLGVAPNFLVNGKYKTIPMAIEESSVVAAASKSAKFWSTRGGFKATVLNTEKIGQVHFIYKGDVSKLSLFFAQSKSKFFQDTESITKNMQKRGGGILEIVLKDKTDLLPNYFQLHATFETKDSMGANFINSCLEQFAKTLKEEALNYELFLETEKNIQVVMSILSNYVPNCIVRAEVSCPIEDLQEKHITNPQDFAERFVQAVQIAEVEPFRAVTHNKGIMNGIDAVVLATGNDFRAVEAGIHAYAAKSGQYSSLSHAKIENGIFTFWLEIPLALGTVGGLTTLHPLVKLSLEMLENPTAKELMQYVAVAGLAQNFAALRSLTTTGIQDGHMKMHLNNILNQFNTNDDERVLIQKHFKLHIVSHSSVVSFIENLRK; from the coding sequence ATGAATAACGCTGTTACTGGATTTTCTAAATTATCCAAAGAAGAAAAAATAAACTGGATTGCAAAAGAATACTTTTCAACTCCTTCAGAAGCCATAGCATTATTAAAAAACTATTGGAACACTGACGAAAAAATACAGAAACTACACGATGAATTTATAGAAAACACGATAACAAATTTCTACATTCCGTTAGGAGTAGCTCCAAATTTCCTTGTCAATGGCAAATATAAAACTATCCCAATGGCAATTGAGGAAAGTTCAGTTGTCGCTGCCGCTTCTAAATCGGCTAAATTCTGGTCCACTCGTGGCGGTTTTAAAGCCACTGTTTTAAACACTGAAAAAATAGGACAAGTTCACTTTATATATAAAGGAGACGTTTCAAAACTATCCTTGTTTTTTGCACAATCAAAATCCAAGTTTTTTCAGGATACGGAAAGCATAACTAAAAACATGCAAAAACGTGGTGGAGGAATATTGGAAATTGTATTAAAAGACAAAACAGATTTACTTCCTAATTACTTTCAGCTACATGCCACATTTGAAACTAAAGACAGTATGGGAGCTAATTTCATAAATTCCTGTTTGGAGCAATTTGCCAAGACTTTGAAAGAAGAAGCACTTAACTATGAATTGTTTTTAGAAACGGAGAAAAACATTCAAGTAGTAATGAGCATCCTCTCTAATTATGTCCCAAATTGTATAGTAAGAGCCGAAGTGTCTTGCCCAATTGAAGATTTACAGGAAAAGCACATTACAAATCCACAAGATTTTGCGGAGCGTTTTGTTCAAGCAGTTCAAATTGCAGAAGTAGAGCCATTTAGAGCAGTTACCCATAATAAAGGCATTATGAACGGAATAGATGCCGTTGTACTTGCAACTGGTAATGACTTCCGCGCTGTGGAAGCAGGAATCCATGCTTATGCGGCAAAATCAGGTCAATACTCAAGTCTGTCCCATGCAAAAATAGAAAACGGCATTTTCACTTTTTGGTTGGAAATTCCACTAGCTTTGGGTACAGTAGGCGGACTCACAACCTTACATCCGCTAGTTAAATTATCGCTTGAAATGCTTGAAAACCCTACGGCAAAGGAATTAATGCAATATGTCGCTGTTGCCGGACTAGCACAAAATTTTGCGGCTTTGCGTTCGTTGACAACAACTGGAATTCAAGACGGGCATATGAAAATGCACTTGAATAATATCTTGAACCAATTTAACACTAATGATGACGAACGTGTTTTAATTCAAAAACATTTCAAACTTCATATAGTTTCACACAGTTCAGTTGTGAGTTTTATCGAGAATTTAAGAAAATAA
- a CDS encoding peptide MFS transporter, translated as MSKTNAVDHSTSNLFGHPTGLFILFFTEMWERFSYYGMRALLVLYMTTETIGDARGAGLGWTSQEALALYGWYTMLVYVMSIPGGMIADKLLGQKKSVLLGAVILCLGHGVLVFTQTWAFYTGLALVIVGVGLLKPNISTMVGGLYPQGDIRRDKGFSIFYIGINTGSLLATMVIGFVVAQWGWHAGFGLAGIAMVLGLVVYVWGQKFLTHVGNLEVQDTTADDSASYGRLFKDLLSSKKQLMFTVVFAILSVIGWVNLGWGFGLLFLFLTIISALMMMIYKELTSQQDKDRFVVLLLSFIMVIIFWGAFEQAGGLMNLYTDTKTDRMLLGWEIPTVMFQSLNAGFIILFATLVASFWAKRKLKGKEATSIFKMATGIIIMGFGFLFMVFAAMEFEQSGTSSMIWLVLAYLFHTIGELSLSPVALSFITKLSPVKYASLMMGVYFAATGLGNKVAGLLGEAASDLGEYSIFLGILVFTIVVGSLFILLLKPLKRLTHGAEDNEK; from the coding sequence ATGTCTAAAACCAACGCAGTGGATCATTCAACATCGAATTTATTCGGTCATCCAACCGGATTATTTATATTGTTTTTTACAGAAATGTGGGAACGTTTTTCTTATTATGGAATGAGAGCTTTGTTAGTGTTGTATATGACAACAGAAACAATAGGTGATGCAAGAGGAGCTGGATTAGGATGGACTAGTCAAGAGGCTTTAGCTTTATATGGTTGGTATACTATGTTAGTTTATGTAATGTCAATCCCTGGAGGAATGATTGCCGATAAATTATTAGGTCAGAAAAAATCAGTTTTATTAGGAGCTGTTATTCTTTGTTTAGGTCACGGAGTATTAGTGTTTACACAAACTTGGGCATTTTACACCGGTTTAGCTTTAGTGATTGTTGGAGTTGGTTTGCTAAAACCAAATATCTCAACAATGGTGGGTGGATTATATCCACAAGGTGATATTAGAAGAGATAAAGGATTTAGTATTTTCTATATTGGAATAAATACAGGTTCATTGTTAGCAACTATGGTTATTGGTTTTGTTGTTGCGCAATGGGGATGGCACGCTGGATTTGGTCTAGCAGGTATTGCCATGGTTTTAGGACTTGTGGTTTACGTTTGGGGACAAAAATTTTTAACGCATGTTGGTAATCTAGAAGTTCAGGATACAACTGCAGATGATAGCGCTTCTTATGGTCGTCTTTTCAAAGATTTACTTTCGTCAAAAAAACAATTAATGTTTACGGTTGTTTTTGCAATACTTTCTGTTATTGGATGGGTTAACTTAGGGTGGGGCTTTGGTTTATTATTTTTGTTTTTGACAATTATATCTGCCTTAATGATGATGATTTATAAAGAATTGACTTCTCAACAGGACAAAGATCGTTTTGTGGTTTTATTACTTTCTTTTATTATGGTAATTATTTTTTGGGGAGCATTCGAACAAGCAGGTGGTTTGATGAATTTATATACAGATACTAAAACAGACAGAATGTTATTGGGTTGGGAAATCCCAACAGTAATGTTTCAAAGTTTGAATGCTGGATTTATTATTCTTTTTGCTACTCTAGTTGCATCTTTCTGGGCGAAACGAAAATTGAAAGGAAAAGAAGCTACTTCTATCTTTAAAATGGCAACTGGTATTATTATTATGGGCTTTGGGTTTTTATTCATGGTTTTTGCAGCTATGGAATTTGAACAATCTGGGACTTCAAGTATGATATGGTTAGTTTTGGCTTATTTATTTCACACTATAGGAGAGCTTAGTTTGTCACCAGTGGCATTATCATTTATCACTAAACTTTCTCCAGTAAAATATGCGTCATTGATGATGGGTGTTTATTTTGCAGCGACAGGTTTAGGAAACAAAGTTGCAGGTTTACTTGGTGAGGCGGCAAGTGATTTAGGGGAGTACTCCATATTTTTAGGAATATTGGTATTTACAATCGTTGTAGGTTCTCTGTTTATTTTATTGCTTAAACCATTAAAAAGATTAACTCACGGTGCTGAGGATAACGAAAAATAA
- a CDS encoding peptidylprolyl isomerase has protein sequence MAVLSKIRQRSALMIAVIALALFAFIIGDLFKSGSFSSTSKDVGSINGNDISFEDFRIKVSNVEKSGQGISSMEAVNRVWDQEVSLALLTSEFDKLGLRVGESHLLEILKADQNIGGNPLFMNAAGIFDVAKFKEYFKSNPAQAQFLKDREKDAELNAKYQMYNTLIKSGIYTTESEGKFKYEMEANKVSFAYVAGLYSTIKDSDVKVSDSEIVDFMKKNEKKFKADETREVEYVLIEDKASKEDENEVKTKINGLLSGSVVYNQATGKNDTLSGFRTAKNIVEFVNSNSDIPYDSSYVAKKDLPAIDADQLFNLAPGAVYGPYVYGKYYCISKSLGKKFGVNAKASHILISYEGAQVPNQKEKRNKEQAKAKAEALLAQINANPDSFLMLAFTSSDDSSAQQGGDLGYFGPNQMVKPFNDFVFNNGIGKVGLVETDFGFHIIKITDKQDGIRLATVAQKIEASEATSDKLFEQATKFEMDVADKDFGKAAKEMAFTIAPVVTVKAMDESFGSLGKQRAIVRWAFEDDSKVGSVKRFEVANLGHVIAKVKSVDNSGLVSVTLARPYVEPILKNKKKAELIKAKMSGSSLEAIAKATASTVQQVADVTLENPVLAGGVGQEPKVVGNAFALAANKISAPIEGNTGVYVVKNISTVKAPVLKDHAPYVATLKAQSAGDVNRVVPALKGNAKIEDNRKQFNY, from the coding sequence ATGGCAGTTTTATCAAAAATTAGACAACGTTCCGCATTAATGATTGCAGTTATTGCATTAGCTTTATTTGCATTTATAATAGGTGATTTATTCAAGAGTGGTAGTTTCAGTAGTACATCAAAGGATGTAGGAAGTATCAATGGAAATGATATTTCATTTGAAGATTTCAGAATTAAAGTAAGTAATGTTGAAAAAAGCGGTCAAGGGATTTCTTCAATGGAAGCGGTGAACAGAGTTTGGGACCAAGAGGTTTCTTTAGCTTTGTTAACTTCTGAATTTGATAAATTAGGATTGAGAGTAGGAGAAAGCCACTTGTTGGAAATTCTAAAAGCGGATCAAAATATTGGAGGTAATCCATTATTTATGAATGCTGCAGGAATTTTTGATGTTGCAAAATTCAAAGAATATTTCAAATCAAACCCTGCTCAAGCTCAATTCTTAAAAGATAGAGAGAAAGACGCAGAACTTAATGCTAAATATCAAATGTATAATACTTTGATAAAATCAGGTATTTATACAACTGAAAGCGAAGGAAAATTTAAATATGAAATGGAAGCTAACAAAGTGAGTTTTGCTTACGTTGCTGGTTTGTATTCAACTATTAAAGATTCTGATGTTAAAGTTAGTGATTCAGAAATCGTTGATTTCATGAAGAAAAACGAAAAGAAATTTAAAGCAGATGAAACTCGTGAAGTTGAATATGTTTTAATTGAAGATAAAGCTTCAAAAGAAGATGAGAACGAAGTTAAAACTAAAATAAACGGATTGCTTTCAGGAAGTGTGGTGTACAACCAAGCTACTGGGAAAAACGATACTTTATCAGGTTTTAGAACGGCTAAAAATATTGTTGAATTTGTAAATTCAAATTCTGATATCCCTTACGATTCTTCATATGTTGCTAAAAAAGATTTGCCGGCTATTGATGCTGATCAACTTTTCAACTTAGCTCCTGGAGCAGTTTACGGGCCTTATGTATATGGAAAATACTATTGTATTTCTAAATCTTTAGGTAAGAAATTCGGAGTTAATGCAAAAGCAAGTCATATCTTAATTAGTTATGAAGGAGCACAGGTTCCTAACCAAAAAGAAAAAAGAAATAAAGAACAAGCTAAAGCTAAAGCTGAGGCGCTATTAGCTCAAATTAATGCTAATCCAGATAGTTTCTTAATGTTAGCTTTTACAAGTTCTGATGATTCATCTGCACAACAAGGTGGTGATTTAGGATATTTTGGACCAAACCAAATGGTGAAACCATTTAATGATTTCGTTTTTAACAACGGAATTGGTAAAGTAGGTTTAGTGGAAACTGATTTCGGTTTTCATATTATTAAAATTACGGATAAGCAAGACGGTATCCGTTTAGCTACTGTAGCGCAAAAAATTGAAGCTTCTGAGGCAACTTCAGACAAGTTGTTTGAACAAGCGACTAAGTTTGAAATGGATGTTGCTGATAAAGATTTCGGAAAAGCGGCTAAGGAAATGGCATTTACTATTGCTCCGGTAGTAACTGTAAAAGCGATGGATGAAAGTTTTGGTTCTTTAGGAAAACAAAGAGCTATCGTGAGATGGGCTTTTGAAGATGATTCTAAAGTTGGATCAGTTAAACGTTTTGAAGTAGCTAACTTAGGTCATGTTATTGCAAAAGTAAAAAGCGTTGATAATTCAGGATTAGTTTCAGTTACTTTGGCTAGACCTTACGTAGAGCCAATTCTTAAAAACAAGAAAAAAGCAGAATTGATTAAAGCTAAAATGTCAGGATCTTCTCTTGAAGCTATAGCTAAGGCAACTGCTTCAACAGTTCAACAAGTTGCTGATGTAACTTTAGAAAATCCAGTTTTAGCTGGTGGTGTTGGTCAAGAGCCAAAAGTTGTAGGGAATGCATTTGCATTAGCTGCTAACAAAATTTCTGCTCCTATTGAAGGTAACACAGGTGTTTATGTTGTAAAAAACATAAGTACTGTAAAAGCTCCAGTATTAAAAGACCACGCTCCTTATGTTGCTACATTAAAAGCACAGTCTGCAGGAGATGTAAACAGAGTTGTTCCTGCATTAAAAGGAAACGCTAAAATTGAAGACAACAGAAAACAATTTAATTACTAG
- a CDS encoding hemolysin family protein encodes MEISIIILCLILSAFFSGMEIAFISSNKIYLELEKKQDNFISKIITKLTEKPSKFIAAMLIGNNVALVVYGFFMGALLMRWIDSMGFHFSDFLNLLIQILISTFIVLITAEFLPKVFFQIYANSLMKFFAIPAYFFYVLFYFISTFFIWISDFILKKFFRTDGDQVQLFFSKTELGNYITEQMSSVEENDEVDSEIQIFQNALEFSGVKARDVMSPRTEIVAIDLFDTIEDLIALFIETGYSKIVVYQNSLDDIVGYVHSFDLFKKPKTIKAIVISVEFVPETIFIKDVMSLLTKKRKSVAVVLDEYGGTSGIVTIEDIVEELFGEIEDEHDLEEELIEKELGDGVYVFSARFDVEYLNQTYKFTIPESDSYGTLGGFIVDSTKDIPQKGDEIAIGNYHFVIEEVTNTKIELVKMTVKD; translated from the coding sequence ATGGAAATTAGCATTATAATACTATGTCTGATATTAAGTGCTTTTTTTTCAGGAATGGAGATTGCGTTCATTTCATCCAATAAAATTTACCTGGAATTAGAGAAAAAACAGGATAATTTTATTTCAAAAATTATCACCAAGCTTACTGAAAAACCTTCTAAGTTTATTGCTGCCATGCTTATTGGTAATAATGTGGCTTTAGTAGTTTATGGTTTTTTTATGGGTGCATTACTGATGCGTTGGATAGATTCGATGGGGTTTCATTTTTCGGATTTTTTGAATTTATTGATTCAAATCCTGATTTCTACTTTCATTGTTCTTATAACTGCTGAGTTTTTGCCGAAAGTGTTTTTCCAAATCTATGCAAACTCTTTAATGAAGTTTTTTGCGATTCCTGCTTACTTTTTTTATGTTTTGTTCTATTTTATTTCCACTTTTTTCATTTGGATTTCAGATTTTATTTTGAAAAAATTCTTTAGAACTGATGGAGATCAGGTGCAGCTTTTTTTTAGTAAAACGGAACTGGGGAACTACATTACGGAGCAAATGAGTTCTGTTGAGGAAAATGATGAGGTAGATTCAGAGATTCAAATTTTTCAAAATGCTTTAGAGTTTTCAGGGGTAAAAGCACGTGATGTAATGAGCCCGAGGACTGAAATTGTAGCAATTGATTTGTTTGATACAATAGAAGATTTGATAGCCTTATTTATTGAAACAGGGTATTCTAAGATTGTCGTTTACCAGAATTCATTGGATGATATTGTAGGTTATGTACACTCTTTCGATTTATTCAAGAAGCCTAAGACTATAAAAGCCATCGTTATTTCTGTAGAATTTGTTCCGGAAACAATATTTATAAAAGACGTGATGAGTTTGCTTACTAAGAAACGTAAAAGTGTAGCTGTTGTTCTTGATGAATACGGTGGGACTTCAGGGATTGTTACCATTGAGGATATTGTGGAAGAGCTTTTTGGTGAAATTGAAGACGAACACGATTTAGAAGAAGAGCTGATTGAAAAAGAGCTGGGAGACGGTGTTTATGTTTTTTCGGCAAGATTTGATGTCGAATACTTGAACCAAACGTATAAGTTTACTATACCTGAAAGTGATTCTTACGGAACACTGGGCGGTTTTATTGTGGATTCCACAAAAGACATTCCTCAAAAAGGAGATGAGATTGCAATAGGGAATTATCACTTTGTAATTGAAGAAGTCACTAATACCAAAATTGAATTGGTAAAAATGACTGTAAAAGATTGA